One Oryza glaberrima chromosome 11, OglaRS2, whole genome shotgun sequence genomic region harbors:
- the LOC127755129 gene encoding acetylajmalan esterase-like produces the protein MAAAAATALAAVLLLLVLATTAEAACSVSAIYSFGDSIADTGNLLREGPAVGAFASIGTYPYGQTLRRPTGRCSDGLLIIDYFAMALNLSLVSPYLEKGARFESGVNFAVAGATALDRSYLLQSGVVMPPASVPLSSQLDWFRSHLNSTCSSHQDCAKKLSGALFLVGEIGGNDYNYAFFQGRSIESMKTYVPQVVRSIMDVAKEVIELGATKIVIPGNFPIGCSPSYLSLFSTAISGDYDDRGCLKSYNSFAMYHNDQLRAAIDDLRKVNSDVSIVYADYYGAFMHLLQKADLLGFEEGSLFKACCGAGGKYNFDMNLMCGAVGTNVCADPAQHISWDGIHLTQQAYKAMALSLIMEGFAQPADIVQKIWSC, from the exons atggcggcggcggcagcaacggcgTTGGCCGCCGTGCTActgctgctggtgctggcgacgacggcggaggcggcgtgctcGGTGAGCGCGATCTACAGCTTCGGCGACTCCATCGCCGACACCGGCAACCTCCTCCGGGAGGGCCCCGCCGTCGGCGCCTTCGCCTCCATCGGCACCTACCCCTACGGCCAGACCCTCCGCCGCCCCACCGGCCGCTGCTCCGACGGCCTCCTCATCATCGACTACTTCG CCATGGCGCTGAACCTGTCGCTGGTGAGCCCGTACCTGGAGAAGGGGGCGAGGTTCGAGAGCGGGGTGAACTTCGCGGTGGccggggcgacggcgctggACCGGAGCTACCTACTGCAGAGCGGCGTGGtgatgccgccggcgagcgtgcCGCTCAGCTCGCAGCTCGACTGGTTCAGGTCACACCTCAACTCAACCTGTTCTTCACACCAAG ACTGCGCGAAAAAGCTGTCCGGAGCTCTGTTCTTGGTTGGGGAGATAGGAGGGAACGACTACAACTACGCCTTCTTCCAGGGGAGATCCATCGAATCCATGAAGACCTACGTGCCACAAGTTGTGAGAAGCATAATGGACGTTGCAAAG GAGGTGATCGAGCTAGGAGCGACCAAGATCGTAATCCCGGGCAACTTCCCGATCGGGTGCTCGCCGAGTtacctctccctcttctccacgGCGATCTCCGGCGACTACGACGACCGGGGCTGCCTCAAGAGTTACAACTCCTTCGCCATGTACCACAATGATCAGCTCCGGGCCGCCATAGATGACCTCCGGAAGGTCAACTCCGATGTCTCCATCGTCTACGCCGACTACTATGGCGCCTTCATGCATCTCCTCCAAAAGGCTGACCTCTTAG GGTTCGAGGAGGGCTCATTGTTCAAGGCATGTTGCGGCGCAGGCGGAAAGTACAACTTTGACATGAACCTAATGTGTGGCGCAGTGGGAACGAACGTTTGTGCAGACCCAGCGCAGCACATTAGCTGGGATGGCATCCACCTCACTCAACAGGCGTACAAGGCTATGGCTTTGTCCCTTATTATGGAAGGGTTTGCTCAACCAGCTGACATTGTGCAAAAAATCTGGAGTTGCTAG